The following coding sequences lie in one Silene latifolia isolate original U9 population chromosome 5, ASM4854445v1, whole genome shotgun sequence genomic window:
- the LOC141657779 gene encoding hydroxymethylglutaryl-CoA lyase, mitochondrial: MSSLQEPLGFDKLPSMSTIDRIQRFSSGACRSQGEDLGMGVRWIEGSRCSTSNSCSEDSEDRMEEVFPWGRKNRDKFPGDSFTRRSLSLGRNHMARDNCTSITRSKAFCGIPTQVKIVEVGPRDGLQNEKNLVPTHIKVELIRRLVSTGLSVVEATSFVSPKWVPQLSDAKDVMNQVRHVDAARLPVLTPNLKGFEAAIAAGAKEVAVFASASEAFSKSNINCSVDESLARYRAVVSAAKKLSIPVRGYVSCVIGCPVEGPIPPSKVAYVAKELYDMGCFEISLGDTTGVGTPGTVIPMLEAVMAVVPAESIAVHFHDTYGQSLPNILVSLQMGISTVDSSIAGLGGCPYAKGASGNVATEDVVYMLHGLGIRTNVDLGQLLSAGEFICKHLGRLSGSKTAIALGRVAADTSRISTL; encoded by the exons ATGTCGAGTTTGCAGGAGCCCCTTGGTTTTGACAAGCTACCTAGCATGAGCACTATTGATAGAATTCAGAGGTTTTCATCGGGTGCTTGTCGATCACAAGGGGAAGACTTGGGCATGGGAGTACGCTGGATTGAAGGAAGCCGATGCAGCACATCCAACAGCTGCAG TGAGGATTCTGAAGATCGTATGGAAGAAGTTTTTCCTTGGGGTAGGAAAAATCGAGACAAGTTCCCAGGCGACTCTTTCACCCGAAGGAGCCTGAGCCTAGGTAGGAATCATATGGCTCGAGACAACTGCACTAGTATCACAAGGAGTAAG GCTTTTTGTGGAATACCAACGCAAGTGAAAATTGTTGAAGTTGGCCCAAGAGATGGACTGCAAAATGAGAAGAACCTGGTGCCTACCCATATTAAAGTTGAGCTGATCCGAAGACTAGTCTCTACTGGGTTATCTGTGGTTGAAGCTACAAGTTTTGTCTCGCCAAAATGGGTACCTCAG CTATCAGATGCAAAAGATGTGATGAACCAAGTCCGGCACGTTGATGCTGCACGTCTCCCTGTGTTGACCCCAAATTTAAAG GGATTTGAAGCAGCTATTGCAGCTGGTGCAAAGGAAGTTGCTGTTTTCGCATCAGCTTCAGAAGCTTTCTCAAAGTCGAACATAAACTGCAGCGTCGATGAGAGTCTTGCTCGCTATCGTGCTGTTGTTTCAGCTGCTAAAAAGCTTTCAATTCCAGTTCGCGG GTATGTATCATGTGTGATTGGTTGTCCTGTGGAAGGGCCAATTCCTCCATCGAAAGTGGCTTACGTTGCTAAGGAACTTTATGACATGGGCTGCTTTGAGATCTCCCTCGGTGATACTACCGGAGTTGGTACTCCAG GCACAGTAATTCCGATGCTCGAAGCTGTAATGGCTGTTGTTCCTGCTGAGAGCATTGCTGTACATTTTCACGACACTTACGGTCAATCTCTTCCCAATATTTTGGTCTCGCTTCAAATGGGGATAAGCACAGTCGATTCCTCAATAGCAGGACTCGGGGGTTGCCCCTACGCAAAGGGAGCGTCGGGAAACGTGGCCACCGAGGATGTTGTGTACATGCTTCATGGACTTGGAATCCGGACTAATGTAGACCTTGGCCAGCTGCTGTCAGCTGGTGAGTTCATCTGCAAACACTTAGGTCGTCTGTCTGGTTCCAAAACCGCCATTGCATTGGGCCGTGTTGCTGCCGACACCTCGAGGATCTCAACTTTGTGA